A window of Sporanaerobacter acetigenes DSM 13106 contains these coding sequences:
- the hrcA gene encoding heat-inducible transcriptional repressor HrcA, whose amino-acid sequence MLDERKLRVLHAIINSYISSAEPIGSRTISKKYDLGVSSATIRNEMSDLEDLGYLNKPYTSAGRVPSDKAYRLYVDMLLKDPRAFIDMRKKQEIKKNLLKEAVEMDNLIENSTKILSKITNYTALAIAPQFKRSTIKHIQLIPIDEYEILVVIVSDSGIVKNTIFRIDNQIPNDQLNIISNFLNEKLKGLTIEEIGNEIDTVVFKEMYEYKNIIESIIPVINQSLEEVENVEVFADGVTNIFNFPEYSDVTKARSFLSFIEDKDLVVDILLKNTLDDFEITIGGENSIDEIKNCSLITATYKLDGDTIGKIGVIGPTRMDYFKVINAVNLLAINLNEIIGKFFMK is encoded by the coding sequence ATGTTAGATGAAAGAAAGCTACGGGTACTTCATGCCATCATAAACAGCTATATTTCAAGTGCAGAACCTATTGGTTCTAGAACCATTTCTAAAAAATATGATTTAGGGGTAAGCTCTGCAACTATAAGAAATGAAATGTCTGATTTGGAGGATTTAGGGTATTTAAATAAGCCCTATACTTCAGCAGGAAGAGTACCTTCAGATAAAGCCTATAGACTCTATGTGGATATGCTTTTAAAGGATCCAAGGGCTTTTATTGATATGAGAAAAAAACAAGAAATCAAAAAAAACTTATTAAAAGAAGCTGTAGAAATGGATAACCTCATTGAGAATTCAACAAAGATACTTTCAAAGATTACAAACTATACAGCTTTGGCTATAGCTCCTCAATTTAAAAGGAGTACAATTAAACATATTCAACTTATACCCATAGATGAATATGAAATATTGGTAGTCATTGTTAGTGATTCAGGAATAGTTAAAAACACTATTTTTAGGATAGATAATCAAATACCAAATGATCAATTAAATATTATTTCAAATTTCTTAAATGAAAAGCTTAAGGGTCTGACTATTGAAGAAATAGGTAATGAAATAGATACAGTAGTATTTAAAGAAATGTATGAGTATAAAAATATTATAGAAAGCATTATACCTGTTATCAATCAATCATTGGAAGAAGTAGAAAATGTAGAAGTCTTTGCTGATGGTGTTACGAATATATTCAATTTTCCTGAATATAGTGATGTCACAAAAGCCAGGTCATTTTTAAGTTTTATTGAGGATAAAGATCTAGTAGTGGATATACTGTTAAAAAACACACTAGATGATTTTGAAATAACCATAGGGGGCGAAAATTCCATAGATGAAATAAAGAATTGTAGTCTCATAACAGCTACTTATAAACTAGATGGGGATACTATTGGTAAAATAGGTGTTATAGGGCCTACTAGAATGGATTATTTCAAAGTTATAAATGCTGTAAATTTGTTGGCAATAAATTTAAATGAAATAATAGGCAAGTTTTTCATGAAATAA
- the hemW gene encoding radical SAM family heme chaperone HemW, whose amino-acid sequence MKELALYIHIPFCISKCYYCDFNSFSNKKLLIPDYIDHLNNEIKLYKDKLEDYTIKTIFFGGGTPSSIEAIYIGKILETIYENLNVDNLEEISIEVNPKTMDREKVKIYREMGINRVSIGCQSLRDNILKKIGRVHNSEDFYETYNLLRKYNFSNINVDLMFGLPGQTFDDLFFTLGEVVKLGVEHISFYSLIIEEGTKYYDWYQNGKIILPDEGEERKMYHDGVKYLQSKGYEHYEISNLAKKGYACKHNLFYWKLKPYIGVGLGSHSNIWGKRYWNYENFQEYFEFLSKNKFPISGEETIDREMEIAEYLILGLRLVQGIDKKDFFNRFGVSIDNIYREIFNKHKKNGLIYIDDKNIRLTEKGLDLCNLVFVDLLP is encoded by the coding sequence ATGAAAGAATTGGCTTTGTATATACACATTCCATTTTGTATAAGTAAATGTTATTATTGTGATTTCAATTCTTTTTCAAATAAAAAACTATTGATACCAGACTACATAGATCATTTAAACAATGAAATAAAGTTATATAAAGATAAATTAGAAGATTATACAATTAAAACTATTTTTTTTGGAGGAGGGACTCCTTCTTCTATAGAGGCAATATATATAGGTAAAATACTTGAAACTATTTATGAAAATTTAAATGTAGATAATTTAGAAGAGATTTCTATAGAAGTAAATCCTAAAACTATGGATAGAGAAAAAGTTAAAATATATAGGGAAATGGGAATAAATAGAGTGAGTATAGGGTGTCAATCTTTAAGAGACAATATATTAAAAAAGATTGGAAGAGTTCACAATTCAGAAGATTTCTATGAAACATACAATCTTTTAAGAAAGTATAATTTTTCAAATATAAATGTAGATTTAATGTTTGGACTGCCAGGTCAAACTTTTGATGATTTGTTTTTCACTTTGGGAGAAGTTGTTAAATTGGGTGTAGAGCATATATCTTTTTATAGTTTAATAATAGAAGAAGGAACTAAATACTATGATTGGTACCAAAATGGGAAAATAATATTGCCTGATGAGGGAGAAGAAAGAAAAATGTATCATGATGGGGTGAAATATTTGCAATCTAAGGGATATGAACATTATGAAATATCAAATTTAGCTAAAAAAGGATATGCTTGCAAACACAATTTGTTCTATTGGAAACTTAAACCCTATATAGGTGTAGGTCTTGGTTCCCATTCAAATATTTGGGGAAAGAGGTATTGGAACTATGAAAATTTTCAGGAGTATTTTGAATTTTTAAGTAAAAATAAATTTCCTATAAGTGGAGAAGAAACGATTGATAGGGAAATGGAAATAGCAGAGTATTTAATACTAGGGTTGAGACTAGTACAGGGAATAGATAAAAAAGATTTTTTTAATAGATTTGGAGTTTCAATTGATAATATATATAGGGAGATTTTTAATAAACATAAGAAAAATGGTTTAATTTATATTGATGATAAAAATATAAGATTAACTGAAAAAGGTTTAGATTTATGTAATTTAGTTTTTGTAGATTTGTTGCCATAA
- the lepA gene encoding translation elongation factor 4: MQKDKQKRIRNFSIIAHIDHGKSTLADRLIEKTGLLTSREMHAQMLDSMDLERERGITIKLKAIRLIYKANDGEEYILNLIDTPGHVDFNYEVSRSLAACEGALLVVDATQGIEAQTLANVYLALDQNLEIIPIINKIDLPSARPDEVKKEVEDVIGIDCSDAPLVSAKEGTNIQAVLEKIVSSVPAPVGGINAPLKALIFDSYYDSYKGVVSYIRVFEGSIAPGMEIQMMSTGKVYEVVEVGVNASKQLPLDRLEAGDVGYVTASIKNVKDARVGDTITSYENPTEKPLPGYKKVTPMVYCGIYPAEGEDFNSVRDALEKLQVNDASLVFEPETSIALGFGFRCGFLGLLHMEIVQERLEREFDLNIITTAPSVIYKVKKSDGEMLYIQNPTNLPPSTEIEYMEEPIVDVSIMTPTDYVGAIMELCQNRRGTFINMEYLEETRVVMHYELPLNEVIYDFFDALKSKTRGYASLDYDLKGYKQSELVKLDILINGELVDAFSIIVHEEKSYERARVIVERLKDVIPRHQFAVPVQASIGSKIIARETVKALRKDVLAKCYGGDISRKKKLLEKQKEGKKRMRQIGNVEVPQEAFLSVLKYDEKN; the protein is encoded by the coding sequence ATGCAAAAAGATAAACAAAAAAGGATTAGGAACTTTTCTATAATAGCTCATATAGATCATGGCAAGTCTACGTTAGCAGATAGACTCATAGAGAAAACTGGACTCTTAACTTCAAGGGAAATGCATGCTCAAATGTTGGATAGCATGGATTTGGAAAGAGAAAGAGGAATAACTATTAAGTTAAAAGCAATAAGACTTATATATAAGGCAAATGATGGGGAAGAATATATTTTAAATCTAATAGATACTCCAGGGCATGTAGACTTTAACTATGAAGTGTCAAGAAGTCTTGCAGCTTGTGAGGGAGCACTTTTAGTAGTAGATGCTACTCAAGGAATAGAAGCTCAAACGCTGGCAAATGTTTATTTAGCTCTAGATCAAAATCTTGAGATAATCCCTATTATAAATAAAATTGATTTGCCAAGTGCAAGACCTGATGAAGTAAAAAAAGAAGTTGAAGATGTGATTGGAATAGATTGCTCTGATGCACCTCTTGTTTCAGCAAAAGAAGGTACCAATATTCAAGCCGTATTAGAAAAAATAGTATCATCTGTTCCAGCACCGGTGGGCGGTATAAATGCACCTTTGAAAGCTCTTATTTTTGACTCATACTATGATAGCTATAAAGGAGTTGTTTCATATATAAGAGTATTTGAAGGCTCTATAGCACCAGGAATGGAAATACAGATGATGTCAACAGGCAAAGTATATGAAGTAGTAGAAGTGGGAGTAAATGCGTCTAAACAATTACCACTAGATAGACTTGAAGCGGGAGATGTAGGATATGTAACTGCTAGTATCAAGAATGTAAAAGATGCAAGAGTCGGGGACACTATCACTAGCTATGAGAATCCAACAGAAAAACCCCTTCCAGGATATAAAAAAGTAACTCCAATGGTCTATTGTGGTATTTATCCAGCAGAAGGAGAAGATTTCAACTCGGTTCGAGATGCTTTAGAAAAACTTCAGGTAAATGATGCAAGTTTAGTATTTGAACCTGAAACTTCTATAGCTTTAGGATTTGGTTTTAGATGTGGTTTTTTAGGACTTCTTCATATGGAAATTGTACAAGAAAGACTGGAAAGAGAATTTGATTTAAATATTATAACCACTGCACCAAGTGTTATATATAAAGTGAAAAAATCAGATGGAGAAATGCTTTATATACAAAATCCAACCAATCTTCCACCATCTACTGAAATAGAATATATGGAAGAACCTATTGTAGATGTGTCTATAATGACTCCAACAGACTATGTAGGAGCTATAATGGAGCTTTGTCAAAATCGAAGAGGTACATTTATAAATATGGAATATCTTGAAGAGACAAGGGTGGTTATGCATTATGAACTTCCACTTAATGAAGTTATATATGACTTTTTCGATGCACTTAAATCTAAAACTAGAGGTTATGCATCTCTTGATTATGATCTAAAAGGATACAAACAATCAGAATTAGTTAAATTAGATATTTTGATAAATGGAGAATTGGTAGATGCTTTCTCTATCATAGTACATGAGGAAAAGTCTTATGAGAGAGCTAGAGTTATTGTTGAAAGGCTCAAAGATGTAATACCAAGGCATCAGTTTGCTGTACCTGTACAGGCTTCCATAGGTTCAAAGATAATAGCGAGAGAGACAGTTAAAGCTTTGAGGAAGGATGTTCTTGCAAAATGCTATGGTGGAGATATATCGAGAAAGAAGAAATTGCTTGAGAAACAAAAAGAAGGAAAGAAGAGAATGAGACAAATAGGTAATGTAGAAGTTCCTCAGGAAGCATTTTTATCAGTTTTAAAATATGATGAAAAAAATTAA
- the lepB gene encoding signal peptidase I: protein MEEDKKIKAKSETMEWVKSIFFAVIVAILIKTFIFNTTYVLGSSMYPTLHEKDRLFTNKISLYFSNPGRGDIVILKAPDNPSKDYIKRVIALAGDTVEIKDGKVYLNGEILEEDYIAENAYTHTYDEDTWLVPKGYVFVLGDNREEGASKDSRYFGCISVESIKGKANFRYFPFGDRFGKLE from the coding sequence ATGGAAGAAGATAAAAAAATAAAAGCAAAGAGTGAGACTATGGAATGGGTAAAAAGCATTTTTTTTGCTGTCATTGTAGCTATTTTGATAAAAACATTTATATTTAATACTACTTATGTGTTGGGAAGTTCAATGTATCCTACCTTACATGAAAAAGACAGATTGTTTACAAATAAAATATCTTTGTATTTTTCCAATCCTGGTAGGGGCGATATTGTAATACTTAAGGCTCCAGACAATCCTAGTAAAGATTATATAAAACGTGTTATAGCTTTGGCTGGAGACACGGTAGAAATAAAGGATGGAAAAGTATATTTAAATGGTGAAATTTTAGAAGAAGATTATATAGCAGAAAATGCCTATACTCATACTTATGATGAAGATACTTGGTTGGTTCCAAAAGGATATGTATTTGTTCTAGGTGACAACAGAGAAGAAGGGGCAAGTAAGGATAGCAGATATTTTGGATGTATTTCTGTGGAATCCATTAAGGGAAAAGCAAATTTTAGATACTTCCCTTTTGGAGATAGATTTGGAAAATTAGAGTAG
- the spoIIP gene encoding stage II sporulation protein P, which produces MNTKVYRTRFYYVLFALFCMFIFFLGSTIVMKYFKDDVKPIADYGESVEVFSFEKHDRIDKSEILLKIISTSNSSMSAFLKGEKGIDINLYELIRKNLRDTLNIDNYIKAQFPAIFTLTDGKISTPISKDKDIKVSKDDNLDIQQLEDLIFVEDLMESEEGEFFQENEIKSENLNLEGIPVAQNIKKLEINKEKPYVLIYHTHGTEAYLPVVQNTCHTIEKKYNVLTIGDIVSESLENNGHGVVHITTYHDSPSYNGSYTRSLNTIKNAIGNDENLKVVFDIHRDGIPENASYKSKAVKQSKTVIDGKDVATFSIVIGPDSPNVDEVLKFAKYIKSVSDTLYPGLCKGIIIKPSGKFNQFVSNYYALIEIGSNLNTIEEAQESAKLVGKILSVVIDKVQE; this is translated from the coding sequence ATGAATACAAAGGTTTATAGGACAAGATTTTATTATGTGTTATTTGCTCTTTTTTGTATGTTTATATTTTTTTTGGGTTCTACAATTGTGATGAAATATTTTAAAGATGATGTGAAACCTATAGCTGATTATGGAGAAAGCGTTGAGGTGTTTAGCTTTGAGAAACATGACAGAATAGATAAATCGGAAATATTGTTAAAAATCATATCTACTTCAAATTCATCTATGAGTGCTTTTTTAAAAGGAGAAAAAGGAATTGATATTAATCTATATGAGTTAATTAGAAAGAATTTGAGAGATACTTTGAATATAGACAATTATATAAAGGCTCAATTTCCAGCTATATTTACATTAACAGATGGAAAGATTTCAACACCAATATCTAAAGACAAAGATATAAAAGTATCTAAAGATGATAATTTAGATATACAACAATTAGAAGATTTGATATTTGTTGAAGATTTGATGGAAAGTGAAGAAGGAGAGTTTTTTCAGGAAAACGAAATCAAATCAGAAAATCTAAATTTAGAAGGAATACCTGTTGCTCAAAATATCAAAAAATTGGAAATAAACAAAGAGAAACCCTATGTTTTAATATACCATACTCATGGGACAGAAGCTTATTTGCCAGTTGTACAAAATACATGTCATACTATAGAAAAAAAATACAATGTATTGACTATTGGAGATATTGTTTCTGAAAGTTTAGAAAATAATGGCCATGGTGTTGTTCATATAACTACTTATCATGACTCTCCTTCTTACAATGGTTCATATACAAGATCGTTAAACACTATTAAAAATGCCATAGGGAATGATGAAAATTTAAAAGTGGTATTTGATATTCATAGGGATGGAATACCGGAAAATGCAAGTTATAAAAGCAAAGCAGTAAAGCAATCTAAAACTGTGATAGATGGAAAAGATGTAGCTACTTTTTCTATAGTTATTGGTCCAGATTCTCCAAATGTAGACGAGGTTTTGAAGTTTGCAAAATACATAAAATCAGTTTCAGATACTCTTTATCCCGGACTATGTAAAGGAATAATAATAAAGCCTAGTGGCAAGTTCAATCAATTTGTTTCTAATTATTATGCTTTAATAGAAATAGGTAGTAATTTAAATACTATAGAAGAGGCTCAAGAATCAGCAAAATTGGTGGGAAAGATATTGAGTGTGGTTATAGACAAAGTTCAGGAATGA
- the gpr gene encoding GPR endopeptidase, translated as MFQVRTDLAVEARELYSEGENREVPGVEVKIEEEKYYTITRVKILDKIGEKNMGKPTGTYITIEVPNLKNPNEDLKDEISIQLAKEIKAIAKNTKKTKTLIVGLGNWNVTPDALGPKVVKRVLVTRHFFVSYKKEDDEEMANVSALSPGVMGLTGIETGEIIKGVVEKTNPDLVIAIDALASRNMNRISTTIQISDTGINPGSGVGNKRQGLNSEYLGVPVISIGIPTVVDAATMVNDTIDLIIDSMMKEAKFGSEFYEMLVELSKEEKYSLIREVLEPFMPNTIVTPKEIDELIDNLSIVIANGLNIALHPGIDLKDVNRYIK; from the coding sequence ATGTTTCAAGTAAGAACAGATTTAGCTGTTGAAGCTAGAGAATTGTATAGTGAAGGGGAAAACAGAGAAGTTCCCGGAGTGGAGGTCAAAATAGAGGAAGAAAAGTACTATACTATAACAAGAGTTAAAATATTAGATAAAATTGGCGAAAAAAACATGGGAAAACCTACAGGAACATATATCACTATAGAAGTTCCCAATTTAAAAAATCCCAATGAAGATTTAAAAGATGAAATAAGTATCCAATTGGCAAAAGAAATAAAGGCAATAGCAAAGAATACTAAAAAAACTAAAACGCTTATAGTAGGGCTGGGGAATTGGAATGTGACTCCAGATGCATTGGGACCTAAAGTAGTAAAAAGAGTTCTTGTTACAAGACATTTTTTTGTTTCCTATAAAAAAGAAGATGATGAAGAGATGGCTAATGTTTCGGCATTATCTCCAGGGGTTATGGGGCTTACTGGGATTGAAACAGGAGAGATTATAAAAGGAGTTGTAGAAAAAACTAATCCAGATTTGGTTATAGCTATTGATGCGCTGGCATCAAGAAATATGAATAGAATTAGTACTACTATACAAATTTCTGATACAGGAATAAACCCAGGTAGCGGAGTGGGAAATAAAAGGCAAGGACTTAATAGTGAATATCTAGGAGTCCCTGTTATTTCAATAGGAATTCCTACTGTAGTAGATGCTGCTACTATGGTGAATGATACTATAGATTTAATCATTGACTCCATGATGAAAGAAGCAAAATTTGGTTCTGAATTTTATGAAATGTTAGTTGAATTATCCAAAGAAGAAAAATATTCTCTAATAAGAGAAGTACTAGAGCCATTTATGCCTAATACTATTGTTACTCCAAAGGAAATTGATGAGCTCATAGATAATCTCTCTATTGTAATAGCAAATGGATTAAATATAGCTCTTCATCCAGGAATTGATTTAAAAGATGTAAATAGATATATAAAATAA
- the rpsT gene encoding 30S ribosomal protein S20 produces MANIKSAEKRIRVIDKKTEINKSRKSEIRTYIRKFDEAVENGSFDEARELLKIIDKKLKRAATKNVVSKNAASRKVSRLTKRLNSKVNEAV; encoded by the coding sequence TTGGCAAACATCAAATCAGCAGAAAAGAGAATTCGTGTTATTGATAAAAAAACTGAGATAAATAAAAGTAGAAAGTCAGAAATTAGAACATATATTAGAAAGTTTGATGAAGCAGTAGAAAATGGTAGTTTTGATGAAGCTAGGGAATTACTTAAAATTATAGATAAAAAGCTAAAAAGAGCTGCTACAAAAAATGTTGTTTCTAAAAATGCTGCTTCAAGAAAAGTTAGTCGTTTGACTAAAAGATTAAATAGTAAAGTAAATGAAGCTGTATAA
- the holA gene encoding DNA polymerase III subunit delta — protein sequence MKCEELIVDIKNNNLKTVYIFCGEEHYFIDYSLNLIKEKYIPQGLESLNYISFEGKDTEFNEIYNACETLPFMSEKKIVVVKDLGIFSRRKKDDEEYEIESKKDEGLKEYLKTLEDYVVIIFIEKERKVDKNKSIVKTINKIGGVVDFERIKGKDLYNWIEKEFRKYNKNISYPSINYLVQYSSYLSRDGNKTLYDLENQIAQISNFARDKKEISKDDIDKIVAKSLDTNIFKLLDSIAAKDVNGSLKTFNEICILNEPLPKILFMIIRQFRLLRQCKTLKESGFGQKESMERMGIGSYEFGKISRQCKSFSYEKLDNALELCLEADEKLKSTSMNSKLVLEMLIVTLC from the coding sequence ATGAAATGTGAAGAATTGATTGTAGATATAAAGAATAACAATTTAAAAACAGTTTATATTTTTTGTGGAGAAGAACATTATTTTATAGATTATTCTCTTAATTTGATAAAAGAAAAATATATTCCTCAGGGCCTTGAATCCCTTAATTATATAAGCTTTGAAGGGAAAGATACAGAATTTAATGAAATATACAATGCCTGTGAAACCCTACCTTTTATGTCTGAAAAAAAGATTGTAGTTGTAAAAGACTTGGGAATATTTAGTAGAAGAAAAAAAGATGATGAAGAATATGAAATAGAATCTAAAAAAGATGAAGGATTAAAAGAATATCTTAAAACTTTAGAAGATTATGTAGTGATTATATTTATTGAAAAAGAAAGAAAAGTTGACAAAAATAAATCTATAGTTAAAACAATTAATAAAATTGGTGGAGTCGTGGATTTTGAAAGAATAAAGGGAAAAGATCTATATAATTGGATAGAAAAGGAGTTTAGAAAATATAACAAAAATATATCTTATCCAAGTATAAATTATCTGGTACAATATTCATCGTATTTATCTAGAGATGGGAATAAGACATTGTATGATTTGGAAAATCAAATAGCTCAAATTTCAAATTTTGCAAGGGACAAAAAAGAAATTTCCAAAGATGATATAGATAAAATTGTAGCTAAATCTTTAGATACAAATATATTTAAATTGTTAGATAGCATTGCAGCTAAAGATGTAAATGGATCCTTAAAAACATTTAATGAAATATGTATTTTAAATGAGCCATTACCTAAGATATTATTTATGATAATCAGACAATTTCGGCTTTTAAGACAATGTAAGACTTTAAAAGAAAGTGGATTTGGTCAAAAAGAATCTATGGAGAGGATGGGTATTGGATCTTATGAGTTTGGAAAGATATCTAGACAGTGTAAAAGTTTTTCTTATGAAAAATTAGATAACGCATTGGAACTTTGCTTAGAAGCAGATGAGAAACTTAAAAGCACCTCAATGAATTCTAAATTGGTATTGGAGATGCTTATAGTTACATTATGCTAA
- a CDS encoding DNA internalization-related competence protein ComEC/Rec2: MYKKTYFNQPFVQFTIPIIIGIVFYYYVKIDFKFILMGLIVSLALFLVCIFLNKKDLLVIYLLFFIIGMLAMYGKIENSILKSFVGENVEIEGRVVEARYKDDSANYVLETKNIYHNGHIYTGKEKVLLKCYGEEKYEIGDAIKVSGILNEPKANTNPKLFNYKLYLETNDIFTTISTRSHFVKTISKNNLNSGEVFRKKFKTKVEGTFDEYLNPTNSQLMKSIMLGEMSYLDQDYQIKYREMGLAHLMAVSGLHIGIISSFLISAFAILGINRKINIGTTIAILWIYGYLIGFPPSVLRSLIMFTVLMYSQIQFRAYDEINTIAFAAFILLIYNPLWLFNVGFQLSFMATLSLLLLLKEMRNKFYPYKGKAMTSLYSILAVQIGVAPITMYYFNSISPMSILANFLLIPLLSIGVIIAFFILLFSFAGGFICRFLGIVLNEILNVENIVLNMIYALPLGSIKMFSSSIFGIFLYYFAIFCIFKIVRVDVFPFEINRAIFYYLIVCILFISILPMVEKELTIEFIDVGQGDCMLIETNGRYFLVDTGGNVFGNFDVGENIVLPYLVKKGVFSLDGVFITHFHEDHCKSLPLLMENIKVKRVFIAYENENSTIYNDIISSAKENNVNVYKIGYNQKLDIGKNVSIRVLWPKEETNLKHIDNENNLSLVLLLDSFDKKTLLTGDIESETESILVQDERENIDFLKVPHHGSSTSSSEDFIDFFNPKYGFIQVGKNNFGHPDEEVLERYKDRGIDIYRTDESGLITLNIRPNKCEIYTFIREKPSINDIILNYGLEISFILIYMLLSYYISKKNCCIFREWENYEM; encoded by the coding sequence ATGTATAAAAAAACTTACTTTAATCAACCTTTTGTTCAATTTACTATTCCTATAATTATAGGAATAGTTTTTTATTATTATGTAAAAATCGATTTTAAATTTATTCTTATGGGGCTAATAGTTTCTTTAGCTTTGTTTTTGGTTTGCATTTTTTTAAATAAAAAAGATTTATTAGTTATATATTTGCTATTTTTCATCATTGGAATGCTAGCTATGTATGGGAAAATTGAAAATAGTATCCTTAAGTCTTTTGTAGGCGAAAACGTAGAAATAGAAGGAAGAGTTGTGGAAGCGAGATATAAAGATGATTCTGCTAATTATGTTTTAGAGACTAAAAATATATATCATAATGGTCACATATATACTGGAAAAGAAAAGGTATTGTTAAAATGTTATGGAGAAGAAAAATATGAAATAGGTGATGCGATAAAGGTTTCTGGTATTTTAAATGAACCAAAAGCAAATACAAATCCAAAGCTTTTTAACTATAAATTGTATTTAGAGACCAATGACATATTTACTACAATTAGTACTAGAAGTCATTTTGTAAAAACTATTTCAAAAAACAATTTGAATTCAGGAGAAGTCTTCAGGAAAAAATTCAAAACAAAAGTTGAGGGTACTTTTGATGAGTATTTAAATCCAACAAATAGCCAATTGATGAAGTCAATTATGTTAGGTGAAATGTCTTATTTAGATCAAGACTATCAAATTAAATACAGAGAAATGGGATTAGCCCATTTGATGGCTGTATCAGGTTTGCATATTGGAATCATTTCATCTTTTTTAATATCAGCATTTGCGATATTGGGAATAAATAGAAAGATAAATATTGGAACAACCATAGCTATTTTGTGGATTTATGGATATCTTATTGGTTTTCCACCTTCCGTGCTTAGATCTCTTATAATGTTTACTGTACTTATGTATTCTCAAATTCAATTTAGAGCTTATGATGAAATAAATACTATAGCTTTTGCTGCATTTATACTTCTTATTTATAATCCGCTATGGCTTTTCAATGTAGGATTTCAATTATCTTTCATGGCTACACTATCATTATTGCTGTTGCTTAAAGAGATGAGAAACAAATTTTATCCTTACAAAGGAAAGGCTATGACTTCTCTTTATAGTATATTGGCAGTTCAAATAGGGGTAGCTCCTATAACCATGTATTACTTTAACAGTATTTCTCCTATGAGCATATTGGCAAATTTTTTATTGATACCTTTACTTTCAATAGGAGTCATAATAGCTTTTTTCATTTTGTTATTTTCCTTTGCAGGTGGTTTTATTTGCCGCTTTTTAGGGATTGTATTGAATGAAATTTTAAATGTGGAAAATATTGTATTAAATATGATATATGCACTACCTTTAGGAAGCATCAAAATGTTTTCGTCAAGTATTTTTGGAATTTTTCTTTATTATTTTGCTATTTTTTGTATATTCAAGATTGTTAGAGTTGATGTTTTCCCATTTGAGATAAACAGGGCAATTTTTTATTATCTTATAGTATGTATATTGTTTATATCTATTTTACCTATGGTGGAAAAGGAGTTAACTATAGAATTTATAGATGTGGGACAAGGAGATTGTATGCTCATTGAAACTAATGGTAGATATTTTTTGGTTGATACAGGTGGAAATGTATTTGGAAATTTTGACGTAGGAGAAAATATAGTTTTACCTTATCTAGTAAAAAAAGGAGTATTTTCACTAGATGGAGTTTTTATCACCCATTTTCATGAAGATCACTGCAAGTCTTTGCCACTGCTTATGGAAAATATAAAAGTAAAGAGGGTTTTTATAGCTTATGAAAATGAAAATAGTACTATTTACAATGATATAATTTCTAGTGCTAAAGAGAACAATGTAAATGTCTATAAAATTGGATACAATCAAAAACTAGATATTGGGAAAAATGTTTCTATTAGAGTTCTATGGCCTAAAGAAGAAACTAATTTAAAGCATATAGATAATGAAAATAATTTGTCACTAGTGCTTTTGTTGGATAGTTTTGATAAGAAAACACTGCTTACAGGAGACATAGAATCTGAAACAGAATCTATTTTAGTACAAGATGAAAGAGAAAATATAGATTTTTTGAAAGTTCCACACCATGGAAGTAGCACATCATCTAGTGAAGATTTCATAGATTTTTTCAATCCTAAATATGGATTTATACAAGTTGGGAAAAATAATTTTGGTCATCCCGATGAGGAAGTTCTTGAGAGATATAAGGATAGGGGGATAGATATATATAGAACTGATGAATCTGGACTTATAACATTAAATATTAGGCCAAATAAATGTGAAATTTATACTTTTATTAGAGAAAAGCCTAGTATAAATGATATAATATTAAATTATGGATTAGAAATAAGTTTTATACTCATATATATGCTATTATCATATTATATTTCTAAAAAAAATTGTTGTATATTTAGGGAGTGGGAAAATTATGAAATGTGA